From one Aquila chrysaetos chrysaetos chromosome 7, bAquChr1.4, whole genome shotgun sequence genomic stretch:
- the CD2 gene encoding T-cell surface antigen CD2 isoform X2 has translation MGLTTEGSNANGIYRAVNESALLDITAAGSLYDVRWLRDSKKLLQIKDKKVKYYVNKDQCRCKIFLNGTLQIEQVMKEDSGNYTVTVYQQDGKLKAEEVMKLVVQEPVPQPILSAECMNKTISVKCEAKQKTKDETFIIELTQDKSKKIQKNATKLELHTRYSGTFRCVVQNQVSKKMAEKVITCSGHLDVYLILSIAGGAIFFVIFVILLIYCIRKKKAGRLEDDDEERMMQARQVDSEMVVRELPQPPCNPTPKQLRVQQRPLPQPQVPQQALPPRPRPRTQQRTPNHPRERP, from the exons ATGGGCTTAACGACTGAGG GGTCCAACGCCAACGGGATTTACAGGGCCGTGAATGAGTCAGCTCTTCTCGACAtcactgctgctgggagcttATACGATGTAAGATGGCTGAGAGACAGCAAAAAGTTGCTTCAGATAAAAGATAAGAAAGTTAAGTACTATGTGAACAAGGACCAGTGCAGATGTAAGATATTCCTAAATGGGACTCTGCAAATAGAGCAGGTGATGAAAGAGGACAGTGGAAATTACACGGTGACTGTTTATCAGCAGGATGGAAAACTGAAGGCAGAAGAAGTAATGAAGTTGGTCGTTCAGG AGCCTGTCCCTCAGCCAATCCTCAGTGCTGAATGCATGAACAAAACCATATCTGTCAAGTGTGAAGCGAAGCAGAAGACTAAAGACGAAACATTTATAATAGAACTGACTcaagataaaagcaaaaaaatccaaaagaatGCAACAAAGTTGGAATTGCACACACGCTATTCTGGGACATTCAGATGTGTTGTTCAGAATCAAGTCAGCaaaaaaatggctgaaaaagTAATTACGTGCTCAG GTCATCTGGATGTTTATCTCATCTTAAGCATAGCAGGAGGTGCAATCTTCTTTGTCATCTTTGtgattttgcttatttattgtatcaggaaaaagaaagcaggaaggcTTGAAGATGATG ACGAGGAGCGAATGATGCAGGCTCGCCAGGTGGACAGCGAAATGGTGGTGCGGGAGCTCCCTCAGCCGCCGTGCAATCCCACCCCAAAGCAGCTGCGCGTGCAGCAGCGGCCGCTGCCACAGCCCCAGGTGCCGCAGCAAGCGCTGCCCCCGCGGCCCAGGCCCCGCACTCAGCAGCGGACTCCAAACCACCCGAGAGAAAGACCTTGA
- the CD2 gene encoding T-cell surface antigen CD2 isoform X1: MNFRRIFLVKCLLLLFPSVKWSNANGIYRAVNESALLDITAAGSLYDVRWLRDSKKLLQIKDKKVKYYVNKDQCRCKIFLNGTLQIEQVMKEDSGNYTVTVYQQDGKLKAEEVMKLVVQEPVPQPILSAECMNKTISVKCEAKQKTKDETFIIELTQDKSKKIQKNATKLELHTRYSGTFRCVVQNQVSKKMAEKVITCSGHLDVYLILSIAGGAIFFVIFVILLIYCIRKKKAGRLEDDDEERMMQARQVDSEMVVRELPQPPCNPTPKQLRVQQRPLPQPQVPQQALPPRPRPRTQQRTPNHPRERP, from the exons ATGAACTTTAGGAGGATTTTCCTAGTCAAgtgcttgctgcttttatttcccagtgTAAAAT GGTCCAACGCCAACGGGATTTACAGGGCCGTGAATGAGTCAGCTCTTCTCGACAtcactgctgctgggagcttATACGATGTAAGATGGCTGAGAGACAGCAAAAAGTTGCTTCAGATAAAAGATAAGAAAGTTAAGTACTATGTGAACAAGGACCAGTGCAGATGTAAGATATTCCTAAATGGGACTCTGCAAATAGAGCAGGTGATGAAAGAGGACAGTGGAAATTACACGGTGACTGTTTATCAGCAGGATGGAAAACTGAAGGCAGAAGAAGTAATGAAGTTGGTCGTTCAGG AGCCTGTCCCTCAGCCAATCCTCAGTGCTGAATGCATGAACAAAACCATATCTGTCAAGTGTGAAGCGAAGCAGAAGACTAAAGACGAAACATTTATAATAGAACTGACTcaagataaaagcaaaaaaatccaaaagaatGCAACAAAGTTGGAATTGCACACACGCTATTCTGGGACATTCAGATGTGTTGTTCAGAATCAAGTCAGCaaaaaaatggctgaaaaagTAATTACGTGCTCAG GTCATCTGGATGTTTATCTCATCTTAAGCATAGCAGGAGGTGCAATCTTCTTTGTCATCTTTGtgattttgcttatttattgtatcaggaaaaagaaagcaggaaggcTTGAAGATGATG ACGAGGAGCGAATGATGCAGGCTCGCCAGGTGGACAGCGAAATGGTGGTGCGGGAGCTCCCTCAGCCGCCGTGCAATCCCACCCCAAAGCAGCTGCGCGTGCAGCAGCGGCCGCTGCCACAGCCCCAGGTGCCGCAGCAAGCGCTGCCCCCGCGGCCCAGGCCCCGCACTCAGCAGCGGACTCCAAACCACCCGAGAGAAAGACCTTGA